In Sphingopyxis sp. FD7, a single window of DNA contains:
- a CDS encoding S9 family peptidase, with the protein MFLAAITTPLVASPIAPAQEKENELTERPALPAAPVAEQRPHIITLHGKTLSDPYFWLRDQGYPTIDDADILAYVKAENAYFDAAMKPHADLVETLFQEMKGRIKEADSSVPQKDGDWLYWVEYEEGAEYKKWYRKPAAGGETQLILDEVAMAEGKDYFRLAELSVSPNGKLMAYSFDDNGSERFEARIRNLETGELLPDTIPGTLSSLVWTSGSDAILYGLANENWRTDNVRLHRLGTPVSEDKLLYKEADIGFGVGIGKTAADNYIVIATGDNETSEVYLLPADNPEAPMQLVSARQKGREYSVDEREGILYIHTNDEHPNFRIATASIDRPGEWQTLIPGSDHSYITGLSIFRDYFVLEAREDGLDQVDVRRYDAPLTPGRIRFPEATYVAGLGDNPEYHQDKLRLDYESMVTPDTVYDYDVASGTLETLKVQEIPSGYDSSQYVTEWVNLPSRDGQTMIPASLVYKKGTRLDGSAPLHLYAYGSYGYRVPPGFSTTRLSLVDRGMIYAIAHVRGGDDLGRAWYLAGKTTQRTNTFNDFIDVAKGLIARKYTSAGRISIEGRSAGGQVMGVVYNQAPELWGAVLAGVPFVDVINTMIDETLPLTPGEWPEWGNPITDKAAFDYMLSYSPYDNVTAKAYPPMLVSAGLNDPRVTYWEPAKWVARLRATRTNDSLLLLRTNMGAGHAGKSGRWGALREDAEEYAFVLTQLGVEK; encoded by the coding sequence ATGTTTCTGGCTGCAATTACCACCCCGCTTGTCGCGTCCCCCATCGCCCCCGCCCAAGAGAAAGAGAATGAATTGACCGAACGCCCCGCGCTGCCCGCCGCTCCCGTTGCCGAGCAGCGGCCCCATATCATCACGCTCCACGGCAAGACGCTGTCCGATCCTTATTTCTGGCTCCGCGACCAAGGCTATCCGACGATCGACGACGCCGACATCCTCGCCTATGTGAAGGCTGAGAACGCCTATTTCGACGCGGCGATGAAGCCCCATGCCGATCTGGTCGAAACCTTGTTTCAGGAGATGAAGGGCCGCATCAAGGAGGCCGACAGCTCGGTCCCGCAAAAGGATGGCGACTGGCTCTATTGGGTCGAATATGAAGAGGGCGCCGAGTATAAGAAATGGTATCGCAAGCCCGCGGCGGGTGGCGAGACTCAACTGATCCTCGACGAGGTCGCGATGGCGGAGGGCAAGGATTATTTCCGCCTCGCCGAACTATCGGTCAGCCCGAACGGCAAGCTGATGGCCTATTCGTTCGACGACAATGGATCCGAACGCTTTGAAGCGCGCATCCGCAATCTGGAGACGGGCGAGCTGCTGCCCGACACGATTCCCGGCACCTTGTCGTCGCTCGTCTGGACGTCGGGCAGTGACGCGATCCTTTATGGTCTCGCGAATGAGAACTGGCGCACCGACAATGTCCGGCTGCACAGGCTCGGCACGCCGGTGAGCGAGGACAAATTGCTCTACAAGGAGGCCGACATCGGCTTCGGCGTCGGCATCGGCAAGACCGCCGCCGACAATTATATCGTCATCGCGACGGGCGATAACGAGACGAGCGAGGTCTACCTCCTCCCCGCCGACAATCCCGAAGCGCCGATGCAGCTCGTGTCGGCGCGCCAGAAGGGGCGTGAATATAGCGTCGACGAGCGCGAGGGCATTCTCTACATCCACACCAACGACGAACATCCCAATTTCCGCATCGCGACCGCGAGCATCGACAGGCCCGGCGAATGGCAAACGCTGATCCCCGGATCGGATCACAGCTACATCACCGGCCTGTCGATCTTCCGCGACTATTTCGTGCTGGAAGCGCGCGAGGACGGGCTCGATCAGGTCGATGTCCGCCGATATGACGCGCCGCTGACCCCCGGCCGGATCCGGTTTCCCGAGGCGACCTATGTGGCGGGACTCGGCGACAATCCCGAATATCACCAGGACAAGCTCCGCCTCGACTATGAATCGATGGTCACCCCCGACACCGTCTATGACTATGACGTCGCGAGCGGCACGCTCGAAACGCTGAAGGTGCAGGAAATCCCTTCGGGTTATGATTCGTCACAATATGTCACCGAATGGGTGAATCTGCCGAGCCGCGACGGCCAGACGATGATCCCCGCCTCGCTCGTCTACAAAAAGGGCACCAGGCTCGACGGCAGCGCGCCGCTGCACCTCTATGCCTATGGCTCCTACGGCTATCGCGTGCCGCCGGGCTTTTCGACGACGCGGCTCAGCCTCGTCGATCGCGGGATGATCTATGCCATCGCGCATGTCCGCGGTGGCGACGATCTGGGGCGCGCCTGGTATCTCGCGGGCAAGACGACCCAGCGCACCAACACGTTCAACGACTTCATCGACGTCGCAAAGGGGTTGATCGCCAGAAAATATACGAGCGCCGGCAGGATTTCGATCGAGGGCCGCTCGGCGGGCGGGCAGGTGATGGGGGTCGTCTATAATCAGGCGCCCGAATTGTGGGGCGCGGTGCTCGCGGGCGTGCCCTTTGTCGATGTCATCAACACGATGATCGACGAAACGCTGCCGCTGACCCCCGGCGAATGGCCCGAATGGGGCAATCCGATCACCGACAAGGCGGCTTTCGACTATATGCTGAGCTACAGTCCCTATGACAATGTCACCGCCAAGGCCTATCCGCCGATGCTGGTGTCGGCCGGCCTCAACGACCCGCGCGTGACCTATTGGGAACCCGCCAAATGGGTCGCCAGGCTCCGCGCGACGCGCACCAACGACTCGCTGCTGCTGCTCCGCACCAACATGGGCGCGGGCCATGCCGGAAAGTCGGGTCGCTGGGGCGCGCTGCGCGAGGATGCGGAGGAATATGCCTTCGTGCTGACGCAGCTGGGGGTGGAAAAGTAA
- a CDS encoding serine hydrolase domain-containing protein: MSRISSIAVLLAILAFDADAASARAEDSPDGGRIAQRLLDTLRETNGVPGMAAAVWRDGRIIWDGASGQRDLASGAPVTRDTLFRLASVSKVFTVAAVARLAEQGRIDLDAPVQRQLPWLGANWPAITPRQLAAHVSGLPHYQPVDATRGSRRYATGRDAVAIFAGRDLLSPPGTAYSYSSWGYTLLGAMVEQAAGRSFPDHVAAEVAPGLAIRADATDSGDAHAARAYGFDQGRVIEAPRHDYSYTWGGGGLGGTASAVAAFGGRMIDGRVVRPESFDAMLVPVRLADGNLAGEDGYSVGFGWRIGVDSDGAAFVHHNGVTLGARSTIGLWRGERTAVSLLSNASWVSRMEPTAQMIAAPFRAVPAGLVSAPCPRGARRYSGTFGDSAVAGVVRFRLEQGLCIGIAEQHPAMRAYFGTAPQRTDAALTIVGLDARGGLARAGLVNPFGIADLRAQADGSFAADVTATRRLVLRFDQPGR, translated from the coding sequence ATGTCCCGAATATCGTCGATTGCGGTCCTGCTTGCCATTCTCGCCTTCGATGCCGACGCCGCGTCGGCCAGAGCCGAAGACAGCCCCGATGGGGGCAGGATTGCGCAGCGTCTGCTCGACACATTGCGCGAAACCAATGGCGTGCCCGGCATGGCGGCGGCGGTGTGGCGGGACGGGCGGATCATATGGGATGGTGCGAGTGGACAGCGCGACCTCGCCAGCGGCGCGCCGGTCACGCGCGACACCTTGTTCCGGCTGGCGAGCGTATCGAAGGTCTTCACGGTCGCCGCGGTGGCGCGACTCGCCGAACAGGGGCGGATCGACCTCGACGCGCCGGTGCAGCGTCAGTTGCCGTGGCTTGGGGCAAACTGGCCGGCGATCACCCCGCGCCAGCTCGCCGCGCATGTTTCCGGCTTGCCGCATTATCAGCCGGTCGATGCGACCCGCGGATCGCGCCGCTATGCCACCGGGCGCGACGCCGTCGCGATCTTCGCCGGACGCGACCTGCTCAGCCCGCCGGGAACCGCCTACAGCTATTCGTCGTGGGGCTATACGCTGCTCGGCGCAATGGTGGAGCAGGCGGCAGGGCGTTCTTTTCCCGACCATGTGGCGGCCGAGGTCGCGCCGGGGCTGGCGATCCGCGCCGACGCGACGGACAGCGGCGATGCTCATGCTGCGCGTGCCTATGGCTTCGACCAGGGCCGCGTCATCGAAGCGCCGCGTCACGACTACAGCTACACCTGGGGCGGCGGGGGGCTGGGCGGCACCGCAAGCGCGGTCGCCGCTTTCGGCGGGCGGATGATCGACGGTCGCGTGGTGCGCCCCGAAAGCTTCGACGCGATGCTGGTGCCGGTGCGGCTCGCTGACGGCAACCTCGCCGGCGAGGACGGCTACAGTGTCGGCTTCGGCTGGCGCATCGGCGTCGATTCGGACGGCGCGGCTTTCGTGCACCACAATGGCGTCACGCTTGGCGCGCGCAGCACGATCGGCCTGTGGCGCGGCGAACGCACCGCGGTCAGCCTGCTTTCCAACGCCTCCTGGGTGTCGCGCATGGAGCCCACCGCGCAGATGATCGCCGCGCCTTTCCGTGCTGTTCCCGCCGGGCTCGTTTCGGCCCCCTGTCCGCGCGGCGCGCGGCGTTACAGCGGCACGTTCGGCGATTCGGCGGTCGCGGGCGTCGTCCGCTTTCGGCTCGAACAGGGGCTGTGCATCGGGATCGCCGAGCAGCATCCGGCCATGCGCGCCTATTTCGGAACCGCGCCGCAGCGCACCGACGCCGCGCTCACGATCGTCGGGCTCGATGCCAGGGGAGGTTTGGCGCGCGCGGGACTCGTCAACCCCTTCGGCATAGCCGATCTTCGCGCGCAGGCCGACGGCAGTTTTGCCGCCGACGTCACCGCGACACGGCGGCTGGTTCTGCGCTTCGATCAGCCGGGCAGATAG
- a CDS encoding HAD family hydrolase — protein sequence MIRRSVIFDVGRVLFDWDLRHLFAKLIDDEAELEWFLTNVVTPQWHYQHDAGRPLADMLPELKADFPDHAALIDAYAARFNETIPGPVPGSLELVERLDDAAVPLFAITNFGHEFWEGFRPTQPVFDRFQGIVVSGAEKLTKPDPAIYRLAIERFGIDPAGALFIDDVPANVAAAESVGMAGHVFAGAAALEQELRARAYLPG from the coding sequence ATGATTCGCCGATCTGTGATCTTCGATGTCGGTCGCGTCCTGTTCGACTGGGATCTGCGCCATCTGTTCGCCAAGCTGATCGACGACGAGGCCGAACTGGAATGGTTCCTGACCAACGTCGTGACGCCGCAGTGGCATTACCAGCACGACGCGGGCCGTCCGCTCGCCGATATGCTGCCCGAGCTCAAGGCCGACTTTCCCGATCATGCCGCGCTGATCGACGCCTATGCCGCGCGCTTCAACGAGACGATCCCGGGGCCGGTGCCGGGCAGCCTCGAACTGGTCGAACGGCTTGACGATGCGGCTGTGCCGTTGTTCGCGATCACCAATTTCGGCCATGAGTTCTGGGAAGGCTTCCGCCCGACCCAGCCGGTGTTCGACCGCTTTCAGGGCATTGTCGTGTCGGGCGCCGAGAAATTGACGAAGCCCGATCCCGCAATCTACCGCCTTGCGATCGAGCGATTCGGCATCGACCCAGCGGGCGCGCTGTTCATTGACGATGTGCCGGCCAATGTCGCTGCCGCCGAATCGGTTGGCATGGCGGGGCATGTTTTCGCGGGCGCAGCGGCGCTCGAACAAGAGCTTCGGGCGCGTGCCTATCTGCCCGGCTGA
- the ykgO gene encoding type B 50S ribosomal protein L36: MKIRNSLKSLKDRHRDNRVIRRRGRTYVINKTNRRFKARQG, encoded by the coding sequence ATGAAGATTCGCAACAGCCTGAAGTCGCTGAAGGACCGCCACCGGGACAACCGCGTGATCCGCCGCCGTGGCCGGACCTATGTGATCAACAAGACCAACCGCCGCTTCAAGGCGCGCCAGGGCTGA
- the rpoN gene encoding RNA polymerase factor sigma-54, with protein sequence MALGPRLDLRQSQSLVMTPQLQQAIKLLALSNLELEAYLAEALEGNPLLDTGAADGDNGADEPGDDAPPVAETPADTDQAMTSDSGTADELDVDFAEERFHHDSASDSVGLSGAGEDVDFDSFAEAQGTLHDHLLAQVGERLDGIEAIVAGQLVALIDEAGYLRADLAELAAQLGVPLALVEAVLDVIHGFDPAGVGARDLAECIAIQAREADRYDPAMATMIAHLDLVAKGAFAQLKRICGVDDEDLADMIRELRGYDPKPGLKFDGAPAQAVVPDLYVRRTAAGWAVEVNSGTLPRLLVNRRYYNELAAGAAAKNKAWLSEQLAGANWLVRALDQRQRTMVKVASEIVKQQEGFFLHGVAHMRPLTLRQVAEAIGMHESTVSRVTSNKYLSCPRGLFELKYFFSSGIAATEGDGAVSAEAVKSRIKAMIEGEDARAILSDETIAQKLAAEGFDIARRTVVKYREAMGYGSSVQRRRQKALAG encoded by the coding sequence ATGGCGTTGGGTCCGCGCCTCGATCTCCGCCAGTCGCAATCGCTGGTGATGACGCCGCAGCTCCAGCAGGCGATCAAACTGCTCGCCCTGTCGAACCTCGAGCTTGAAGCCTATCTGGCCGAGGCGCTCGAGGGCAATCCGCTGCTCGACACGGGCGCGGCGGACGGCGACAATGGCGCCGACGAACCGGGCGACGACGCGCCGCCGGTTGCCGAAACGCCCGCCGACACCGACCAGGCGATGACGTCCGATAGCGGCACCGCCGACGAGCTCGACGTCGATTTCGCCGAGGAGCGTTTCCACCACGACAGCGCGAGCGACAGCGTCGGCCTGTCGGGGGCGGGCGAGGATGTCGATTTCGACAGTTTCGCCGAGGCCCAGGGGACGCTCCACGACCATCTGCTCGCGCAGGTCGGCGAGCGGCTGGACGGGATCGAGGCGATCGTCGCGGGTCAGCTCGTCGCGCTGATCGACGAGGCCGGCTATCTGCGCGCCGACCTGGCCGAACTTGCCGCGCAGCTCGGCGTGCCGCTGGCGCTGGTCGAGGCGGTGCTGGACGTGATCCACGGTTTCGATCCCGCGGGCGTCGGCGCGCGCGACCTCGCCGAATGTATCGCGATCCAGGCGCGCGAGGCCGACCGCTATGATCCGGCGATGGCGACGATGATCGCGCATCTCGACCTTGTCGCCAAGGGCGCCTTCGCGCAATTGAAGCGCATCTGCGGCGTCGATGACGAGGATCTGGCCGACATGATCCGCGAGCTTCGCGGCTATGATCCCAAACCGGGCCTCAAGTTCGACGGCGCGCCCGCGCAGGCGGTCGTCCCCGACCTGTATGTCCGGCGGACGGCGGCGGGCTGGGCGGTCGAAGTGAACAGCGGCACCTTGCCGCGCCTGCTCGTCAACCGCCGTTATTATAACGAGCTGGCCGCGGGCGCGGCGGCGAAAAACAAGGCGTGGCTGTCCGAGCAGCTCGCGGGCGCCAACTGGCTGGTGCGCGCGCTCGACCAGCGGCAGCGCACGATGGTCAAGGTCGCGAGCGAGATCGTCAAACAGCAGGAGGGATTTTTCCTCCACGGCGTCGCGCATATGCGCCCGCTGACCCTGCGCCAGGTCGCCGAGGCGATCGGGATGCACGAATCGACCGTCAGCCGCGTCACCAGCAACAAATATCTCTCCTGCCCGCGCGGATTGTTCGAACTCAAATATTTCTTCTCGTCGGGCATCGCGGCGACCGAAGGCGACGGCGCGGTGTCGGCCGAGGCGGTCAAGAGCCGGATCAAGGCGATGATCGAAGGCGAGGATGCGCGCGCGATCCTGTCCGACGAGACCATCGCGCAGAAGCTGGCGGCCGAAGGATTCGACATTGCGCGGCGCACCGTCGTCAAATATCGCGAGGCGATGGGCTATGGCTCATCGGTGCAAAGGCGACGACAGAAGGCGCTGGCCGGTTAG